A genomic region of Cydia splendana chromosome 17, ilCydSple1.2, whole genome shotgun sequence contains the following coding sequences:
- the LOC134798866 gene encoding RNA-binding protein NOB1, giving the protein MSKKIQHLVVDTTAFIRAANLQEMAENMYTVQEVIDEITNDRQRRKLVVLPYDLKVKEVFTENIKFITEFSKKTGDYTSLSATDIKVMALAYQIEKEKVGVEHLKTEPTMQRTVKVTGLPNFNSNVENKTNSNEKESTPSEESKPVEEPKPTEVPKANEDTPKPVDWSKINIPGAHGAKQGTDWSTIKIESSDAVHFDVQKLLHDNAKDQKLAEDIAEQIKSMDLRDGEDVDNLITKVSSDEESESEEYSESDDSDGGEWITPGNLAEKKKEMDMGEFEDKAVEVATITSDFAMQNVLKQIGLNVTAIDGRIIRQLRTFIFRCTTCFKTTSVMTKLFCPKCGHATLKKVGVSIDEEGNQHIHINGRKPLTARGKRFSLPTPRGGQHFQYPILTEDQHIHKRFATKMARNKTNALDPDYTAGFSPFVMKDVNSKSAVLGVRANKQDVKYWMKNYSKGKKK; this is encoded by the coding sequence ATGTCGAAGAAAATTCAACATTTAGTTGTGGATACCACAGCTTTTATCAGAGCTGCTAACCTTCAGGAGATGGCTGAAAATATGTACACGGTTCAAGAGGTAATTGACGAAATTACTAATGACCGACAAAGAAGGAAGCTCGTCGTGCTGCCCTACGACTTAAAAGTTAAGGAAGTCTTCACAGAAAATATAAAGTTTATCACAGAATTTTCTAAAAAAACTGGCGACTATACTAGTCTCTCTGCCACAGACATTAAGGTTATGGCTCTGGCTTACCAGATTGAGAAGGAAAAGGTTGGTGTAGAACACCTGAAAACTGAGCCAACTATGCAGAGAACGGTTAAAGTTACTGGTCTGCCTAACTTTAACTCCAAtgttgaaaataaaactaattcAAATGAGAAAGAGTCAACTCCCTCAGAAGAATCTAAGCCTGTCGAAGAACCGAAACCTACAGAAGTACCAAAAGCTAATGAAGACACTCCAAAGCCAGTGGACTGGTCCAAAATTAACATACCTGGTGCGCATGGTGCCAAGCAAGGCACAGACTGGTCTACTATAAAGATAGAAAGTTCAGATGCAGTACATTTCGATGTACAGAAACTTCTACATGATAATGCTAAAGACCAGAAACTAGCTGAAGATATTGCTGAGCAAATAAAAAGCATGGATTTAAGAGATGGCGAAGATGTAGACAATCTGATTACTAAAGTATCTTCTGATGAGGAATCAGAAAGCGAAGAATATTCCGAGTCTGATGACAGTGATGGTGGGGAATGGATAACACCAGGCAACTTGGCAGaaaaaaagaaagagatggacaTGGGAGAATTTGAAGACAAGGCAGTGGAAGTAGCTACAATAACTTCAGATTTTGCCATGCAAAATGTCCTTAAACAAATTGGTTTGAATGTAACAGCCATTGATGGTCGCATAATAAGGCAACTTCGTACATTCATATTTCGCTGCACAACCTGTTTCAAAACTACCAGTGTGATGACAAAGCTTTTTTGCCCAAAATGTGGGCATGCCACTTTGAAAAAGGTTGGAGTGAGTATAGATGAGGAAGGGAATCAACATATTCACATAAACGGGAGAAAACCGTTGACTGCCAGAGGAAAACGTTTCAGCTTGCCCACTCCAAGAGGCGGTCAACATTTCCAGTATCCAATTTTAACGGAAGACCAACATATTCATAAacggtttgcgactaaaatgGCACGCAATAAAACTAATGCTCTGGACCCCGACTACACAGCTGGATTCTCACCATTTGTTATGAAGGATGTCAACTCTAAATCTGCTGTCCTTGGCGTCCGAGCGAATAAACAAGATGTCAAATACTGGATGAAGAATTACTCTAAGGGAAAGAAAAAGtaa
- the LOC134798867 gene encoding FAM172 family protein homolog CG10038, translating to MSKLRSLFRLKSKYFLRNHTNNFSQMNAEGSTVPGRKPPVEALKDLGYAFNSKGELRKIVDGVPGEELFEFNVSELQQECQVHYENVGMVVTDYVYHLLETQENMMRLPVPSDSKPASGTFIFATKEYETKDILLLLIHGSGAVRAGQWARSLIINENLDKGTQIPYIKRAVAKDYGVIVLNTNDNYLTTGNKIPKSGTPDEHAQYVWDKYVANTKASSILIVAHSYGGVVTMNLALKNKNEFKKRVKAIAMTDSVHGFSSKSIPDYVTQTAINWISSNKPLDTPMPTRNGEIPMVSAGHPKHEMTSYSCMDSVFNFFEEKLAKN from the exons ATGTCGAAGTTGCGAAGCCTGTTCCGCCTGAAATCAAAGTATTTTCTGCGGAACCATACTAATAACTTTAGCCAGATGAACGCAGAAGGGTCCACAGTGCCGGGCCGTAAGCCGCCGGTAGAGGCTCTGAAAGACCTTGGATATGCTTTCAATTCAA AAGGGGAGCTCAGAAAGATTGTAGACGGAGTTCCCGGGGAGGAGCTATTTGAGTTTAATGTGAGTGAGCTGCAGCAGGAATGCCAGGTGCACTATGAGAATGTTGGCATGGTTGTCACCGACTATGTCTACCATCTGTTAGAAACACAG GAGAATATGATGAGGCTTCCAGTCCCTTCTGACAGTAAGCCGGCAAGTGGCACTTTCATATTTGCCACCAAGGAATATGAGACAAAAGATATCCTTCTCCTGCTCATACATGGCTCGGGGGCCGTGCGCGCTGGCCAATGGGCACGATC TCTCATCATCAACGAAAACCTCGATAAAGGTACACAAATACCCTACATAAAACGCGCAGTGGCCAAAGACTATGGAGTTATAGTGCTAAATACAAACGACAACTACCTAACAACTGGCAATAAAATACCGAAAAGCGGCACACCAGATGAACACGCGCAGTACGTGTGGGACAAATACGTTGCCAACACGAAGGCGTCCTCGATTCTCATCGTGGCCCACAGTTACGGCGGCGTGGTGACGATGAACCTGGCTTTAAAGAATAAGAACGAGTTTAAGAAGAGAGTAAAGGCTATTGCCATGACGGACTCTGTGCATGGGTTCTCTAGTAAGAGTATACCTGATTATGTTACACAG ACTGCAATAAATTGGATATCATCAAACAAACCTTTGGACACGCCCATGCCTACCAGAAATGGAGAAATACCGATGGTCTCGGCTG GCCAtccaaaacacgaaatgacttcgTATTCATGCATGGATTCAGTGTTCAACTTTTTTGAAGAAAAACTAGCCAAGAACTGA